The Bombus affinis isolate iyBomAffi1 chromosome 17, iyBomAffi1.2, whole genome shotgun sequence genome includes a region encoding these proteins:
- the LOC126926278 gene encoding phospholipase B1, membrane-associated-like isoform X1, translating to MKKLYLCLILELCVLTMSQRTILDIPILTCIYREYRHWITQTYGTSSEERMSQLRENNRLQDEIPIDVSFPCNVTAGRSSKYPESVHHLKPGDIDVIAAMGDSVTIGAGVTSRYTLEVNIENRGIVGSIGGQGTWRQYLTLPNILKEFNPKLVGYSLGDSISIDPAAQLNVAEIGAMSRDITFMATYLVNKIKEDPRIDINKHWKLITLMIGNNDFCTNMCATSSPWNMLNDHKIDLINTLRILRDNLPRTFVALIPPPHLEALVNARQGRDVSSCYLPSMLECSCMFALQFRHQRLEYYKIMERWQEIEREVANYSEFHRNDFTVEILPTLENAQIPLAEDGFTDFSYFNADCFHWSQKLHAVYGNSLWNNLLEPDGKKTRGFTTLFKNFQCPTSERPFLTTYKNSHNRET from the exons ATGAAGAAGCTGTATCTGTGCCTTATATTAGAATTATGCGTGCTAACCATGTCGCAAAGAACTATCTTGGATATACCGATTCTTACTTGCATCTATCGTGAATATCGTCATTGGATAACGCAAACCTATG GTACAAGTAGTGAGGAACGAATGTCTCAATTACGGGAAAACAATAGATTGCAAGATGAAATTCCTATAGACGTCTCTTTTCCCTGCAACGTAACAG CCGGCAGATCTTCAAAATATCCCGAGTCGGTTCACCATTTAAAACCAGGAGACATAGATGTCATTGCCGCAATGGGTGATTCCGTGACAATCGGCGCTGGAGTTACTTCGAGGTATACGTTGGAAGTGAACATTGAAAATAGAGGCATAGTAGGCAGTATCGGCGGTCAAGGAACTTGGCGACAGTACCTGACTCTCCCTAATATTCTTAAA GAATTCAATCCTAAATTAGTAGGTTATTCACTTGGCGACTCTATAAGTATTGATCCAGCTGCGCAGTTAAACGTCGCCGAAATTGGAGCTATGTCTAGAGATATAACtttcatggcgacatatttggtcaataaaataaaagaagaccCGAGGATAGATATCAACAAACATTGGAAG TTGATTACGTTGATGATTGGAAATAATGATTTTTGCACTAATATGTGTGCAACTTCTTCTCCATGGAATATGTTAAATGATCACAAAATAGATTTAATTAATACTCTTAGAATATTAAGAGACAATTTACCAAGAACTTTTGTTGCTCTTATACCACCACCTCACTTAGAGGCACTGGTTAATGCGCGACAAGGAAGAGACGTATCGTCGTGCTATCTGCCATCAATGCTTGAATGTTCATGTATGTTTGCTTTACAATTTAGACATCAAAGACTGGAATATTATAAGATAATGGAGAG GTGGCAAGAGATTGAGAGAGAAGTCGCTAATTATTCAGAATTTCATAGAAATGACTTCACCGTAGAAATTTTACCGACTCTGGAAAATGCACAAATACCTCTTGCCGAGGATGGATTTACCGATTTCTCATATTTCAATGCTGATTGCTTTCATTGGAGTCAAAAATTACATGCAGTAT ATGGGAATAGTCTGTGGAACAATTTGTTGGAACCAGATGGTAAAAAGACTAGGGGTTTCACTACgctatttaaaaattttcagtGTCCTACTTCAGAAAGACCGTTCTTGACAACGTATAAAAATTCACACAACAGAGAAACTTAA
- the LOC126926278 gene encoding phospholipase B1, membrane-associated-like isoform X3 produces the protein MKKLYLCLILELCVLTMSQRTILDIPILTCIYREYRHWITQTYGTSSEERMSQLRENNRLQDEIPIDVSFPCNVTAGRSSKYPESVHHLKPGDIDVIAAMGDSVTIGAGVTSRYTLEVNIENRGIVGSIGGQGTWRQYLTLPNILKEFNPKLVGYSLGDSISIDPAAQLNVAEIGAMSRDITFMATYLVNKIKEDPRIDINKHWKLITLMIGNNDFCTNMCATSSPWNMLNDHKIDLINTLRILRDNLPRTFVALIPPPHLEALVNARQGRDVSSCYLPSMLECSCMFALQFRHQRLEYYKIMERWQEIEREVANYSEFHRNDFTVEILPTLENAQIPLAEDGFTDFSYFNADCFHWSQKLHAV, from the exons ATGAAGAAGCTGTATCTGTGCCTTATATTAGAATTATGCGTGCTAACCATGTCGCAAAGAACTATCTTGGATATACCGATTCTTACTTGCATCTATCGTGAATATCGTCATTGGATAACGCAAACCTATG GTACAAGTAGTGAGGAACGAATGTCTCAATTACGGGAAAACAATAGATTGCAAGATGAAATTCCTATAGACGTCTCTTTTCCCTGCAACGTAACAG CCGGCAGATCTTCAAAATATCCCGAGTCGGTTCACCATTTAAAACCAGGAGACATAGATGTCATTGCCGCAATGGGTGATTCCGTGACAATCGGCGCTGGAGTTACTTCGAGGTATACGTTGGAAGTGAACATTGAAAATAGAGGCATAGTAGGCAGTATCGGCGGTCAAGGAACTTGGCGACAGTACCTGACTCTCCCTAATATTCTTAAA GAATTCAATCCTAAATTAGTAGGTTATTCACTTGGCGACTCTATAAGTATTGATCCAGCTGCGCAGTTAAACGTCGCCGAAATTGGAGCTATGTCTAGAGATATAACtttcatggcgacatatttggtcaataaaataaaagaagaccCGAGGATAGATATCAACAAACATTGGAAG TTGATTACGTTGATGATTGGAAATAATGATTTTTGCACTAATATGTGTGCAACTTCTTCTCCATGGAATATGTTAAATGATCACAAAATAGATTTAATTAATACTCTTAGAATATTAAGAGACAATTTACCAAGAACTTTTGTTGCTCTTATACCACCACCTCACTTAGAGGCACTGGTTAATGCGCGACAAGGAAGAGACGTATCGTCGTGCTATCTGCCATCAATGCTTGAATGTTCATGTATGTTTGCTTTACAATTTAGACATCAAAGACTGGAATATTATAAGATAATGGAGAG GTGGCAAGAGATTGAGAGAGAAGTCGCTAATTATTCAGAATTTCATAGAAATGACTTCACCGTAGAAATTTTACCGACTCTGGAAAATGCACAAATACCTCTTGCCGAGGATGGATTTACCGATTTCTCATATTTCAATGCTGATTGCTTTCATTGGAGTCAAAAATTACATGCAGTAT AA
- the LOC126926278 gene encoding phospholipase B1, membrane-associated-like isoform X2, whose product MKKLYLCLILELCVLTMSQRTILDIPILTCIYREYRHWITQTYAGRSSKYPESVHHLKPGDIDVIAAMGDSVTIGAGVTSRYTLEVNIENRGIVGSIGGQGTWRQYLTLPNILKEFNPKLVGYSLGDSISIDPAAQLNVAEIGAMSRDITFMATYLVNKIKEDPRIDINKHWKLITLMIGNNDFCTNMCATSSPWNMLNDHKIDLINTLRILRDNLPRTFVALIPPPHLEALVNARQGRDVSSCYLPSMLECSCMFALQFRHQRLEYYKIMERWQEIEREVANYSEFHRNDFTVEILPTLENAQIPLAEDGFTDFSYFNADCFHWSQKLHAVYGNSLWNNLLEPDGKKTRGFTTLFKNFQCPTSERPFLTTYKNSHNRET is encoded by the exons ATGAAGAAGCTGTATCTGTGCCTTATATTAGAATTATGCGTGCTAACCATGTCGCAAAGAACTATCTTGGATATACCGATTCTTACTTGCATCTATCGTGAATATCGTCATTGGATAACGCAAACCTATG CCGGCAGATCTTCAAAATATCCCGAGTCGGTTCACCATTTAAAACCAGGAGACATAGATGTCATTGCCGCAATGGGTGATTCCGTGACAATCGGCGCTGGAGTTACTTCGAGGTATACGTTGGAAGTGAACATTGAAAATAGAGGCATAGTAGGCAGTATCGGCGGTCAAGGAACTTGGCGACAGTACCTGACTCTCCCTAATATTCTTAAA GAATTCAATCCTAAATTAGTAGGTTATTCACTTGGCGACTCTATAAGTATTGATCCAGCTGCGCAGTTAAACGTCGCCGAAATTGGAGCTATGTCTAGAGATATAACtttcatggcgacatatttggtcaataaaataaaagaagaccCGAGGATAGATATCAACAAACATTGGAAG TTGATTACGTTGATGATTGGAAATAATGATTTTTGCACTAATATGTGTGCAACTTCTTCTCCATGGAATATGTTAAATGATCACAAAATAGATTTAATTAATACTCTTAGAATATTAAGAGACAATTTACCAAGAACTTTTGTTGCTCTTATACCACCACCTCACTTAGAGGCACTGGTTAATGCGCGACAAGGAAGAGACGTATCGTCGTGCTATCTGCCATCAATGCTTGAATGTTCATGTATGTTTGCTTTACAATTTAGACATCAAAGACTGGAATATTATAAGATAATGGAGAG GTGGCAAGAGATTGAGAGAGAAGTCGCTAATTATTCAGAATTTCATAGAAATGACTTCACCGTAGAAATTTTACCGACTCTGGAAAATGCACAAATACCTCTTGCCGAGGATGGATTTACCGATTTCTCATATTTCAATGCTGATTGCTTTCATTGGAGTCAAAAATTACATGCAGTAT ATGGGAATAGTCTGTGGAACAATTTGTTGGAACCAGATGGTAAAAAGACTAGGGGTTTCACTACgctatttaaaaattttcagtGTCCTACTTCAGAAAGACCGTTCTTGACAACGTATAAAAATTCACACAACAGAGAAACTTAA